Proteins from a single region of Sesamum indicum cultivar Zhongzhi No. 13 linkage group LG5, S_indicum_v1.0, whole genome shotgun sequence:
- the LOC105162635 gene encoding cyclin-U1-1 gives MLTGGEPQHLQAPLPEPIHHDPSTTPRVLSILSHVLEKLVARNDQLSSGGEGGSAGWGKNLSAFHGVRPPAISLEKYVERIYKYTKCSPSCFVVGFVYIDRLVHKYPDSLVVSLNVHRLLVTSVMVASKILDDVHYNNAFYARVGGVSNVELNRLELELLFLLDFGVSVSSRVFESYCQHLEKEMLCNGVVERPAITHTVDDVTEISVEDTQTSSPPQLV, from the exons ATGTTAACCGGTGGCGAACCGCAGCACCTCCAGGCACCGCTGCCGGAGCCGATCCACCATGACCCCTCGACAACGCCTAGAGTCCTATCGATTCTATCCCACGTGCTGGAAAAGCTGGTGGCCCGGAATGACCAGTTGAGCAGCGGCGGCGAGGGTGGGTCCGCCGGGTGGGGGAAGAACCTGAGCGCGTTCCACGGCGTCCGGCCGCCGGCGATCAGTCTGGAGAAGTACGTCGAGAGGATATACAAGTACACGAAGTGCAGCCCGTCGTGCTTCGTGGTGGGGTTCGTGTACATAGACCGGCTGGTGCATAAGTATCCGGACTCCCTTGTTGTGTCGCTCAATGTTCATAGGCTACTCGTCACCAGTGTTATGGTGGCTTCCAAGATTCTTGATGACGT gCATTACAACAACGCATTTTATGCCCGGGTTGGAGGAGTGAGCAATGTAGAACTGAACAGGCTCGAACTAGAGTTGCTTTTCCTGTTGGATTTCGGAGTCTCTGTCAGCTCCCGAGTCTTCGAGAGCTATTGCCAGCACCTGGAGAAGGAAATGCTGTGCAACGGTGTCGTTGAACGGCCCGCCATAACCCACACCGTCGACGATGTTACTGAGATCTCTGTCGAAGATACACAAACTTCTTCACCACCCCAGTTGGTTTAG